tggcgattaatttctggcatgcagttaaaattatccaaaaatcgaatttgcgttttagatgtgtttttcccaaccgatggaaacaaaaatttgacataaagctacatTTGTAGTCAGAAACTcctgtactaaattttatatatttaactcattgcgtttttgagctatcgcattgaaatgtttctgaaagtacagaccgacagacagtctgTGTGTCTACATTATAGgtgttaaatctgcgtaccgaatTCTATTCACCTAACTcgctttgttttgtagttatcattttaacttatattcgaacaaccagacagacttcatctgaatggattttgctcagaatttgatagaaatctacaaatatagtgtgaccgtataccaaatttcacctgtctagctAAAAGCGAttgtgagttatctttgtcacaaacagacaggcGGAATGTCTGTCtgttcaaaaatgtgtttttcgaattcaaagaggTGCAACATAAAACATGAATATCGTCagaatttcgagttcgaattctttgacgattgcaatattttctctatattacatatgCGAGAAATTAAAACAGCGGGTACAAGAACAATATTAAGAAACcttccaaaatattataattttttttttacaaccagCTTAACAATAAgcttcaaaataaagtaaaaagttatataaaaaaattggaccAAGGCGTATTCAGAGATTTCTTCACAAAACTAAATCCTGAAGATGTTATCATGTTTGAAACAAactgaaaaaagattaaaagtttcAAACACATTTCCCTCATACTGGATGATGAACTACTTTAAGTAAAGCCAAAGCGTTCAAATTTGCACTTAAAAGACCCACTTTTAtagaaaatctacaaattttatgaaaataatcagaCTGACAAATAGATTCGAAAATTCTGCTTTAATTCGTAAAACAAAGATTCTCTCGAACTTGCATATCCCCAAGGAAGctcaatcatttaaaataaatttaaagataagtgATCCTATGGAACCCTGAAAAAGGGTTTAAGAATGCTGATCAGTAACGGATTTTGATAACTAAAGACCTCAGGCGTTAAATTATTCTAAGTAAATGGTATTGATGACAAGAGAGTATTGTGAACTTATATGCgcttttaaatattcctttaaacttattgtacaatattcttcaattaaattGAAGACGATTCCtacattatacataaaatatatataaaataaataaaattactaccctttatcattattttttattctaattactttgataatataaaaatataaaatgacagttatttctttatctttgcattttttttttttttttctatttgggaTGGACATTATAGTATCCAGGCattcaaatttagatttaaacattaaaaaaaattggaaaaatcattcttaagtaaagaaaaataaaaaaaatatttgttgagtttttttttttttttttttttttaccttttaaatgataattaagccAGCGAGTGTGGTCTCTCCGAacctttctcacatactctccaGTATACGTCTTATCTCTCTTCCTCTGCAAAAAATTTCACATCTTAGGTATACCTCGAATGCCTTGCATTGCACTGGCAATAGTTCGCAAACATAGAAGTTTTGGCTAGAATCTAGCATTTCTGCTGTATCTGTCGCacgaatttacattttttactcCTTTTCACCCGGCACATTGAAGTCGAAAATTGACATGCAACTACTTTTGCaggctttctagaaaactacctgCTTtgttaagcttcaaactatagcttgcagagtatcttaaattcttaaaactaaaataatactccaagcattttagaattacatcggctttcaacttaacagcataTATTACAATCATTGTCAGACTCCAAAATGTCTACAATttatcagctattatacaaaaaataaacgaaataatattaataaaatatgtttatcaaagaaaaaatcgtttgcttttactttttaataatattttaactgaaataaaaatagtagcagttataaaatgtctgaaaaggaatcgtctgctaaatgtctattagattatgatatttaccgaacaactACGGTTATAGTTACATAGCGAATTTCATTGATTGATTGACATTgagcttttgagttattgtttttgCATGAATTTGAATGCACAGATGGtgaatcctttgacagatttaattcagaattcgataagaatctacatgtaaaccaattttttttttttaatttttatttagctcTTTACGTTCTGTAGTTATTgcgttcacttgtactcgaacagtcCGATTTCcattgaatggatttttttcaaaatttgataggaatctagaaattcgctcaaaatttaacatatcaaatttaatgcttttaattccaggcgtttttgagttatcgtgttctcaGACAAATATAacgtcaaaaatgtgtttttcgaactcggagagatTTGAAGCGTGGAAATTAGTCAAAATCTGGAAGTcgagttttttaatgattataatacattctctatacttcgtgtaTGAGAAAGTAATGTTGCAattggcgataagcgaggatcgaactcgcaacctttgggttcgtagccgagtaacaagaccactagacaaaagaaatttctcatgtctcgtagctgttatctggcttataaagcgtcaccacattactcccccttcagtgcgtcggaggtgagacgaacgattttttgtcctgtttttgctgttgttagtggtgatatattggctgtagcgtcttatccatttttggctgattttttatcagctttatttatttattggctgattatttttcagctgcattttttttccctcttattggcctattatttatcagcttcatttttttttaatatttattggccgattgtttatcagcttcatttttttttattggctgattatttatcagcttcatttatttattggctgattttttatcagcttcatttatttattggctgattatttatcagcttcatttatttattggctgattatttatcagcttcatttttatttatttctggtagagggcgccacaacagttgtatgaaggtttgcGTCATTTGCGTCTTCGAGTCACCAATGTTGCtgctggcgataggcgaggatcgaactcgcaaccttttgggttcgtagccgagtaacaagaccactagacaaaagaaatttctcatgtctcgtagctgttatctggcttataaagagTCACCacatcagaaggttgcgtgttcaaatcacgtccgggtcaccaattgttgtgttcgtgcatcaacaaaaataaaatgcagacaaacgtactataaaactaaatattacatatagataatattatcaaatttacatcaacttattttcattcaacattctagcatcgtttttaaaacaacaagttccaaaagtatcactgttgccaatctgaattttacaactatttacaaaataaaatttataattattaaaataatcgttagctacttttaaataaaatatttacgatttatgccgcAACAGTAAGAAATTGACTTTAGATCATAAGTCGCTAACTTTTTTTATTGACGCCAATGATAACCGAGAACTGTTGagtgaaaatatttcagtttatactcCTCCCGAACTTCGCATTGGAATAAACAGTATCCATCTTCTTTGTCCCGAGaactgaaagatatttttatttaatttcttatttgtatgTTAACTGTTCgagtaaaaatgtatattaaaaataacttaattactCTTATcaacttaattaaattagttaatacttattttaaatttaagttactaaatttattattattaaaaataataatttaaagttattttataaattaaatagattacttaaatgttttttatttatctaatttttttttaataaaggtgtttttaagtaaaaaaaaaaaatattaaaacaaatcgaaataaatattttaagcaaatgagtgaaaaaaaaaccaaCACTTTAAACTCTCTTCAATTATTGAATTggacatgaaaaattaaaaacatattttacatttatatctcGAGTATTATATTATGCACAAGTCCATATTTTAACATTCctcatacaattatttattaacatgtaatatatttattttacgcTTAATCGATTAAAATACCTTGggaatcaatttctttttttgaaacccTTTGAACTCGAATGTCTCCTCTTAGGCACTGTTCAATGACGGTGTATCTTTTCGATgtttatttattctctaattttgattgttaaaaatacctaccgAATGGTAActcgtagattaattttttttttggggggggggcattctATTTCAAACAATCAACGATCTTTAACAGTTTTTCAGTAGATTAGCTACATAAAACTTCGCTTAACACTAAATTGTGAGCTGTAGGCATCTATAAATTTTCAGCGCTATCATTATCATTCGGAAAAGTTGATCGTGCCATACTCTCAGTTATTAATTTACAAGGATTCAATGCAAATactattatttcttcatttgtttcGAGGAGTTGAGacatgaagtatttaaaatgtaacgTTTCATCACCAAATTCAAAATCCTATGtataatgttctttaaatttttgagcaGCTTCCTTAATATCAAGGTTAGTTCTTTTTGGAGAattaaccaaaaattgaaatatggaattaattttactataatcTTCCACTGCCATGAAAGTTCTGAATATACCATGTCTGACACAGGTAAGCATATTTCGGGACTCGGTTTTTCTTTTCGTTTCAGTATAATGATTTTTGTATCACCACTTTCTGTATGTTTTTTGCCTTCTCTTTACATATCAGTTTCGTTGTTATATTGGTACATCACTTATTaatatgtgagaacatgatgttgtatTGGTTTCAGGTTTTTGCAGCcccaaaatgcgtaggcaacaaattggtgATTTACCACTTTTGaggcatcattttttaaaatttgttttatactgtgagaacatgatgttgttttggtttggggtttttgaagcctcaaaatataTATGCAGAAAATTGGCGaattatcgcttttgaggcatcaatttttcgtttttacgcttattagaaaataataaagaggGTTGTGACATTTTGCCAACTTATCACAAACAAAAAGTTATAACTTGGCGCCACCAATGTCCGCCATGTACTTcgagaaaaagaattttagaactcgattgattttgagatggttaaaaaaccatcgcttttttagatgttggtgattgcgaaatatgagtcatgtgtgTTACCGCCTTGTTGGCGCTTTTTGTAAAGAATGTAGCAAACATACGCTGATTTGGCTTCAGCGATAaattattgtaaccctgctgacatgggatCAGTTTGCAAAAACAGTTTCCGACTGGAGTCGTTGCGGGGTCGTCGaacctcgatgaaataaaaagtttgctttcgaattgtcgtttgattttaaataagaatacagtcctcttattaaaaaattaaaatgaaccagcttaaaattatggtaaattcgtaccaTAAAATTTGGTCCGCTCGcggagtttgaattttaattaaatttcggtttgaatagtaaataataatggaGAAAGACGTTACTTCATTAAATAGGACGCGTGGTGGAATCAAGGCGCAAATAACCAGACTATTAACGTCAATAAAGGATCAGCAGTTAGAGAATGTTGAAATAGAAGTCAAGTTGGATAAAGTGCGTAAATTAAATCAACAGTTTGAACTTTTAAGACAAGACTACTACAAAGTTGTGAAAAGAGATGAAGATTTAGtggaaattgaaaatagtttcGAGGATATCGACTCGGATCTCCTAAAATTGGAGGTAAGCTTGAAAAAaccttttaataatgaaaatgggaatgcaaaaattaataaatctaatgatGTTAATATCAAGCTGCCAGAAATCCCATTACCAAAATTTTCGGGTAATTTTGAGGAATGGAACATTTTTAAAGctcaatttgattcattaatttcttCTAACAAACAACTTTCAGAGTCgcaaaagctttattatttacaatcatgctTAGTTGGAAGTGCGGCTCGGATGATATCGAATGACGATACATTTCATTCCTTGTTGAAAGCTTTGGAAGATAGATTTGATAATAAAAGACTTATTGTTAATATGcgcattaatgaaatattttcgattgAAAAGTTGCACAATGAAAGTGCTAAAGATTTAAGATCATTAGTTGATCAATTACATAAACATttaagagctctaaaattatTGGATTTAGATTTGGATAAACTAAGTGAAGCTATGTTGATTAATATTGTTATGCAGAAATTGGATAAAGAATATCGTGAACAATTTGAAATGACCTTGACGTCAAATGAGCTAACTGATTGGGatacctttataaaatttattgaaaaaagattttagaaaatttgcaaaGTAATATCGTTCAACCAccaaaatcgaaatttatttcccAAAGTTCTAAACCACGTACTTTAGTAACAAAAGTAAATGACACTTCATCAAAGTGTCCTGTTTGTCATCTACCAGCAAATCATCCTATCTATAAATGCAAAggttttcttgatttaaatgcTGTGGAACGCTTTAATATGGTTAAAAAACTCTCCCTCTGTGTGTTGTGCTTAAAACCAGGACACAAATTAGCTTTTTGTCGCCAATCTAAATACTTGTGTAACATCTGCAATGGTAATCATAATTATCTCTTGCACAGACATAGCAAACTTTCGATCGGAGGAGAAAATATTACTCATTCCGAAGCAATTCCTTCGGAGCCGAGGACTGATTTATCCCCAACAGATGTTGCAACCCGCTTCACAGCATACTTCCTCTGCCTgcctatttataaaaaataaaagcgttttACTTCCAACTGCAATAGtacttattcagaatatttatggcCACTTCTCGAGAGCTAGAGTAATACTAGATAGTGCTTCTCAGGCAAATTTTGTAACAAAGCAGTTTGCTGACAGAGCGAATTTacgaagacaaaaaataaatacatcggtTTGTGGATTGGGAGGAATTTCTACTTCGATTGAATATGAGGCTGTTGCTAATATAGCCTATTGTAATGGATCTTTCTTTTTATCACAATCCTTTTTTGTAATAGATAAAATTACGGATATGGTTCCGGCAACAAATGTAAATTTAGAGAATTTAGAAATTCCACAGGTTATTCTTGGTGATCCGGAATTTAAACGGAGTTCCAAAATCGATGCCCCTTTGGGTGCTGAAACCTTCTTTGAAATTGTTAAGGGTGAACAAATACGTTcatctctaaattcattaatatttcaaaacactgTATTTGGTTATGTCGCTGGTGGCTATGTAAATACAAACAATCAGGAGCCATGTACTAATAATTTATGTAGTTTAGTTTCTCGAAATGagaatatagaaaaagtaatcgAAAAATTCTGGTTAGTGGAAAATATTAGTGAAGAAAATACTATTCTTAGTAGTGAAGAAGAGTTTTGTGAGGCGCATTTTAAAGAAAGCCACACAAGAAATAAGGATGGTCGATTCGTAGTTAAAATGGCGTGAGAGAAGTCTTGTTGGGGGATTCTAAAGCCTTAGCCAACGTTAGACTTAACCAAACAGTTAAGAGATTGCATAAGAATCCCATTACgcaaaatttatataaggaatttattgcagaatatgaAAATTTGGGTCATATGGAAAAAGTGAATAATGACCTTTGTGAGGGATCTTATTATTTGCCGCATCATGGAGTTTACAAACCTGAAAACTCAACTACAAAATTAAGGGTTGTATTTAATACCAGTGCCCTTAGTACATCGGGACAAAGTTTAAATGATTTGCTTCTTGCCGGTGCagtgaaagaaaatgtttttgaaataatgactAGATTTAGGACTTATAAATACGCATTTACGGCAGATATTAAAAAGATGTACCgtcaaatattaattgatgaatcgcaaagaaatcttctaaaaatattatggaaggATAATATGAATGAGTTTCCAACTACTTATCGTCTTAACACTGTCACTTACGGCACAAAATCGGCTCCATTCTTGGCCATTCGTTGCTTGAAGCAACTCGCTTTGGATGAAGCGAAAAAATTTCCTTTAGCTTCACAAGTTACACTAACAGATGTGTATATGGACGATTTTGTCTCGGGTGCTACTACTTTAAAAGCAGCTCCGGAATTACAAAGGCAGTTGATACACATGTTGCAAACTTGTGGCATGGAGCTTCATAAATGGACTTCAAATTCATCTGAACTCATAAACAATAGCTCTGAGGAAACTAACCAACAATATTTTCTCGTTCATCGACATTTTTCAGTAAAAGCCTTGGGTCTGAATTGGCAAccaaaagaagattattttctctttaaggtAGACTTAAAGATCAAGCCTTTCTACACTAAAAGAGACGTGTTATCAGTTATCGCTCGTTTGTATGATCCATTAGGTCTCGTTGGTCCTGTTATCACAAAGgccaaaatttttatgcaaaaattatggaTCCAACAATTGAACTGGGAAGATACTCTCCCTCAGTCAATTCAGCCAGAATGGTCGATTTTTGTGACATCTTTGAAAGTCATCGAAAATCTCAAAATTCCTAGATATATCTTGACAGAATCTTATGAAAGAACTGTTATAGTAGGTTATGCTGATGCTTCTGAAGCTGCTTTCGGAGCGGTAGTTTATATGAAATCTATTATGGAAGATGGCACAGCTGTCAATAAACTTATTGCCAGTAAATCAAGAGTCGCTCCCATTAAAGTAATTTCGATCCCTCGTTTGGAGTTGTCAGCGTGTCTCCTTTTGTCGCAGTTGATAGGAAGAATTCGTCCTTCTCTTCAGATACGAATCAGTGAAATAATCTGTTACACAGATTCAACCATTGCACTTGCCTGGATAAAGACACCTCCatataaactaaaaacttttgtTGTTACTCGGGTATCAAAGATACAAATTCTCACAGAAAACTTCCAGTGGAAACATATTTCTTCCGAACTTAATCCTGCAGATATGATATCTAGAGGTTTGAACCCTCATGAACTCTTAACCAACGACTTATGGTGGTGTGGTCCTGACTATTTACCGGACTCTAAAAAACATTCTAATGTTGAACTTGATGAGTCTGCAATTTCAGATGAACAATATCTGACTGAACTTAAATCACAGTCAAACATTAGTTTATCTTCtgtaaacaatatttcatttcttgaggATTTTTTAGCCATAAGTAATgactatgtaaaattaatttgtgtatttagttttatttgcaggtttttattcaatattaagaataaaacaaaaattaccggGCAAATCACAAATAGTGAATTGGAAAGagcaaaaaggaaattaatgGAGATTATTCAGGTAAGTGAATTTTATAAAGAGATAAAAGTCCTAAAAAACGGAGAAACTTTGAAGAAGGGTCCTATAAGTCACTTGAATGCTTTTTTAGATGCAGAGAATTTGTTAAGAGTAGGTGGAAGATTGGTTCATGAAGATGTTAGTTATAATCATAAACATCAGATAATACTAcctaaaaagcacaaaattaccACTCTAATTTTCCAGTATTATCAGTTAAAGAACTTTCAAGCATGATCTCaatctttattacattttcttcGGCAAGAATTTTGGCCCATTGGAGGCAAAAAATATCGCAAGAAAGGTTGTGCGCAACTGTATAACTTGTTTCAGGTGCAAACCTACTCCCTTAGACCAATTAATGGGGAATTTACCTCCAGAGCGAGTAAATCCCAACCCTGTGTTTTCTAACACAGGTCTATTTTTCATAAggtataaaaatcaaagaaagggtAATTTACATAAGGTGTATGTAGCTATTTTCGTTTGCTTAGTTACTAAAGCTATACATCTTGAAATAGTTTTTGACCTGACATCACAAGCATTTATTGCTTGCCTGAAAAGATTCTTCTCACGTCGAGGGAAATGCTCAACCTTATTTAGTGATAATAATAAAACCTTTATAGGAGCcaacaaagaattgaaaaaactCGCTTCACTTGTTAATTTTCCTGATGAAATTTTATCCAAGTTTTTGGCAATGGAAAATATCTCCTGGAAATTTCTTCCCCCTCGGGCCTCTAATTTCGGAGGACTCTGGGAGTCTGGAGTTAAATCCTTCAAGCATCATCTAACAAGAACTGTTgctgatgcaaaattattttaagaggaATTTTTAACTGTTGTTACTTAAATAGAAGGCATCCTAAACTCAAGACCTATTTCACCTTTGTCTTCCGATGCTTCGGATTTAGAACCATTAACTCCAGGCCATTTTTTAATAGGCAGGTCCATAAATTCTATCCCAGAGCCTTCAGTAATAAATGAACCAGACAATAAATTAACCCGTTGGCAAAGACTGACAAAAATAATAGAACAAATCTGGAAACGCTGGTCAATTGATTATCTAAATCATTTGCAAGACCGAAAAAAATGGCggttttcaaaaagtaatattaaggaaaatgatATGGTTTTACTAAAGGAGGATAACCTTCCACCTTTTAAATGGTGTCTTGGAAGAATATGCCAAGTTATTCCCGGACAGGACGGCAAAGTTCGTGTTGTAATTGTCAAAACTAAAAATGGTCATTTTAAAAGACCAATCTCTAAAATTTGCCTCCTACCCATTCAGACTTGCTTTTTTAATCTGtacataaaaaaactgtatattattCTGTACATATTCAAAtgtctattttctatttttacatatataattgtaCATTTATGCTccatacttatttatatttctatgtcttttttttatatatattttcatatttgaactcgaaaaaaaatttattttgttgtatattgTTGATTATAACTTTGAATTGTAACTTGTGTTGCATAAATACGCAACGCGGGGCGGAATGTTACCGCCTTGTTGGCGCTTTTTGTAAAGAATGTAGCAAACATACGCTGACTtggcttcagcgataaaattattgtaaccctgTTAACATGGGATCAGTTTGCAAAAACAATTTCGGACTGGAGCCGTTGCGGGGTCGTCGaacctcgatgaaataaaaagtttgctttcgaattgtcgtttgattttaaataagaatacagtgcacttattaaaaaattaaaatgaaccagcttaaacttatggtaaattcgtaccaatgtgagaacatgatgtttttctgtcggacTGATAAAAcgtggttaaaaaaaaataatgttttcacatgataacttgaaatttgggttagcatatttcaattttttcgtttttttattctttatttttttctttgctttcatattgtaattatcaatcatttataataatctaACTAAATCGGCTCCAGTTTCTGCTACTTTTTACACCAGAAACATAAAAGTATACTTCTTGATATTTACAGCTCAAAGTTTACTGACcgattttcagaataaaaattttacgtaAGTTGCCATGATTTCGTCAAGATTTTTGTATTATGGTACCATTTGTTAAGGATTCATCGTGGGCGTCTTCAGTtggagatatttaaaaattt
The window above is part of the Argiope bruennichi chromosome 7, qqArgBrue1.1, whole genome shotgun sequence genome. Proteins encoded here:
- the LOC129975471 gene encoding uncharacterized protein LOC129975471; translated protein: MNEFPTTYRLNTVTYGTKSAPFLAIRCLKQLALDEAKKFPLASQVTLTDVYMDDFVSGATTLKAAPELQRQLIHMLQTCGMELHKWTSNSSELINNSSEETNQQYFLVHRHFSVKALGLNWQPKEDYFLFKVDLKIKPFYTKRDVLSVIARLYDPLGLVGPVITKAKIFMQKLWIQQLNWEDTLPQSIQPEWSIFVTSLKVIENLKIPRYILTESYERTVIVGYADASEAAFGAVVYMKSIMEDGTAVNKLIASKSRVAPIKVISIPRLELSACLLLSQLIGRIRPSLQIRISEIICYTDSTIALAWIKTPPYKLKTFVVTRVSKIQILTENFQWKHISSELNPADMISRGLNPHELLTNDLWWCGPDYLPDSKKHSNVELDESAISDEQYLTELKSQSNISLSSVNNISFLEDFLAIRANKELKKLASLVNFPDEILSKFLAMENISWKFLPPRASNFGGLWESGVKSFKHHLTRTVADAKLF